Proteins from a genomic interval of Nocardia sp. BMG51109:
- a CDS encoding DUF1059 domain-containing protein — protein MKRNLNCPCGESIVGTDEDDLVEKTQKHLAENHPGHEYTRDEILFIAY, from the coding sequence ATGAAGCGAAACCTGAACTGCCCCTGTGGAGAATCCATCGTCGGCACCGACGAGGACGACCTGGTGGAGAAGACCCAGAAGCACCTGGCCGAGAACCACCCCGGCCACGAGTACACCCGCGACGAGATCCTCTTCATCGCCTACTGA
- the uraH gene encoding hydroxyisourate hydrolase produces MTEPLPISRINELPAASWRESLQDVLGVAEWIDKVGGARPYADRESLLALAEREALALTAEQVRRALADHPRIGAVTAPGSRAAHEQSGVDAADTELAERLRVGNLAYEAKFGHIYLVCAAGRGGPELLADLTTRLDNDPGSEILVTRAELAAIARKRLERLVTSGRSAITTHVLDTAAGHPARGIVVRLEFRTGEGWRELGSGRTDADGRVSDIGPAQVEAGDFRLTFDTAGYFGDRDHFFPEVTVTFTVADPRQHHHVPLLLSPFAMSTYRGS; encoded by the coding sequence GTGACGGAACCGCTCCCGATCTCCCGGATCAACGAGCTACCTGCCGCGAGCTGGCGGGAATCACTGCAGGACGTGCTGGGCGTCGCGGAGTGGATCGACAAGGTGGGCGGCGCACGCCCCTATGCCGACCGCGAGTCCCTGCTGGCGCTGGCCGAACGGGAGGCGCTCGCACTCACCGCGGAGCAGGTGCGCCGGGCGCTGGCCGACCATCCGCGCATCGGCGCGGTCACCGCGCCGGGTTCCCGGGCGGCGCACGAGCAGTCGGGCGTCGATGCCGCCGACACCGAGCTGGCCGAGCGGCTGCGGGTGGGCAACCTCGCCTACGAGGCGAAGTTCGGCCACATCTACCTGGTCTGCGCCGCGGGCCGCGGCGGTCCCGAGCTGCTCGCCGATCTCACCACCCGGTTGGACAACGATCCGGGTAGCGAAATCCTGGTCACCCGAGCGGAACTCGCCGCGATCGCGCGAAAGCGGTTGGAGCGGTTGGTTACTTCCGGTCGCAGCGCCATCACCACGCACGTGCTCGACACCGCCGCCGGGCATCCGGCGCGGGGCATCGTGGTGCGCCTGGAGTTTCGTACCGGCGAGGGCTGGCGCGAACTCGGCAGCGGCCGCACCGACGCCGACGGCCGCGTATCGGATATCGGCCCCGCGCAGGTGGAGGCCGGCGACTTCCGCCTGACCTTCGACACGGCGGGCTATTTCGGCGACCGCGACCATTTCTTCCCCGAGGTGACCGTCACCTTCACCGTCGCCGATCCGCGGCAGCATCACCACGTGCCGTTGCTGTTGTCACCGTTCGCCATGTCCACCTATCGAGGGAGCTGA
- a CDS encoding AraC family transcriptional regulator gives MIEDQLSEAFDLIEIRGLLSGGFAVRGPWVSRGTIGVPLKFMAMARGRARLVTDGLDGPIELEPGDVAILNNRAWLELRGGTGDEPPREVVPEDGDPFLRLAEADDGTDVLIGGYIDLNPVGRALLLQALPPVAHVRAAAATAANVRGSLDRLLDEVTGNRIGSAFAVRQYGQLLLLEVLRAYVEQAELPPGWLRVLTDERLSPALTLMHTEPGRPWRLDELARAAAMSRTSFAERFRVVSGIPPLTYLNRWRMLLAQRALRGGDVRIGMLAADLGYASESAFSTAFKREVGVSPLRYRYRVRDEKSGYAEPLPTRPAAIG, from the coding sequence GTGATCGAAGATCAGTTGTCCGAGGCGTTCGACCTCATCGAGATCCGGGGCCTGCTGTCGGGCGGGTTCGCGGTGCGGGGGCCGTGGGTGTCGCGCGGGACGATCGGTGTGCCGCTGAAGTTCATGGCGATGGCGCGGGGCCGGGCCCGCCTGGTCACCGACGGGCTCGACGGCCCGATCGAGCTCGAACCGGGCGACGTCGCGATCCTCAACAACCGCGCGTGGCTGGAGCTGCGGGGCGGCACCGGAGACGAGCCGCCGCGCGAGGTCGTGCCCGAGGACGGCGATCCCTTCCTCCGGCTCGCCGAGGCCGACGACGGCACCGACGTGCTCATCGGCGGCTATATCGACCTCAACCCGGTGGGCCGGGCGCTGCTGCTGCAGGCGCTGCCGCCGGTCGCGCACGTCCGGGCGGCGGCCGCCACGGCCGCGAACGTGCGCGGCAGCCTGGACCGGCTGCTGGACGAGGTGACCGGCAACCGGATCGGCTCGGCGTTCGCCGTCCGGCAGTACGGCCAGCTCCTGCTGCTGGAGGTGCTGCGGGCCTACGTCGAGCAGGCCGAACTCCCGCCGGGCTGGTTGCGGGTGCTGACCGACGAACGCCTGAGCCCGGCGCTCACCCTGATGCACACCGAGCCGGGCAGACCCTGGCGCCTCGACGAACTGGCACGTGCCGCGGCGATGTCGCGGACCTCGTTCGCCGAACGCTTCCGTGTGGTGTCGGGCATCCCCCCGCTGACCTACCTCAACCGGTGGCGAATGCTGCTGGCGCAGCGGGCTCTTCGCGGCGGCGACGTGCGCATCGGAATGCTGGCCGCCGATCTCGGATATGCCTCGGAGAGCGCCTTCAGCACCGCGTTCAAACGGGAGGTGGGCGTCTCCCCCTTGCGCTACCGCTACCGCGTGCGCGACGAGAAGTCGGGCTACGCAGAGCCTCTACCGACCCGGCCGGCGGCGATCGGCTGA
- a CDS encoding ABC-2 family transporter protein has translation MCADPSVYLRLAEAGFRRQWHYRLAMFAGMFTNVVFGLVRASVMLAAVRATSEFGGYNAHSIGAYVWLSQALLGALGVMGPPLDLVERIKNGDVAVDFLRPIDIQFSYLASDLGRAGCTLLLRGLPSVAAGMLTFELGLPRTGAPYLLGVASVILAVTISFLLLFAVSLVGFWLVETRGIRLLYQIVATFLAGLFVPVHLFPGWLYLIARLTPFPSLLQGPIDVLSGRAAGAEALQILGLQVFWVIAGTALGRLLLRAGRRRLEVQGG, from the coding sequence GTGTGCGCTGATCCCAGTGTCTACCTGCGACTGGCAGAGGCAGGATTCCGCAGGCAGTGGCACTACCGGCTGGCAATGTTCGCCGGCATGTTCACCAATGTGGTGTTCGGGCTGGTACGCGCCTCGGTGATGCTCGCCGCGGTGCGAGCAACCTCGGAATTCGGCGGGTACAACGCACATTCCATCGGGGCCTACGTCTGGCTGTCGCAGGCGTTGCTGGGCGCGCTCGGCGTGATGGGGCCGCCGCTGGATCTGGTCGAACGCATCAAGAACGGTGACGTCGCGGTGGACTTCCTGCGTCCCATCGACATCCAGTTCTCCTACCTCGCGTCGGATCTCGGCCGCGCCGGCTGCACGCTGTTGCTGCGGGGACTCCCGAGCGTCGCCGCGGGCATGCTGACCTTCGAGCTCGGACTGCCGCGCACCGGCGCCCCCTATCTGCTGGGCGTGGCGAGTGTCATACTGGCGGTGACGATTTCGTTCCTGTTGCTGTTCGCCGTGAGCTTGGTCGGCTTCTGGCTGGTGGAGACGCGAGGGATCAGGCTGCTGTACCAGATCGTCGCGACTTTCCTGGCCGGATTGTTCGTCCCGGTCCACTTGTTTCCCGGTTGGCTGTACCTCATCGCGCGCCTCACCCCGTTTCCCTCACTGCTCCAGGGACCGATCGACGTGCTCTCCGGGCGGGCGGCGGGTGCGGAGGCGTTGCAGATACTCGGGCTGCAGGTGTTCTGGGTGATCGCCGGAACAGCGCTGGGGAGGTTGCTACTACGGGCGGGCCGGCGCAGGCTGGAGGTGCAGGGTGGCTGA
- a CDS encoding ABC-2 family transporter protein: protein MAETSDTLPPVITAVHGNWFTPYVAVLRSRMRSQRAYPLSFAADMLSSLLIGLVEFAEVWVIYHNVRVLGGLDMRAMLLLFGLSNLAFALAQIVVGHTDTLPTYIRMGTLDAFHLRPQPLLLQLITSDVSLRRLARAGVAAVVLVTGLVVNDIDWNTKAFVLLPLSLGAGTAIFAGLFVCAAGLQFFLVDGSELTNSFTYGGSFASQQPTSVFSHPMTLLFGFAVPVAFVAYLPTIALLGLPGPAWLPSSLAWATPVAALWIWILALTCWRIGVRHYQGGGG from the coding sequence GTGGCTGAGACATCGGATACGCTGCCGCCGGTAATCACTGCGGTACACGGCAATTGGTTCACTCCCTACGTCGCCGTGCTGCGCTCCCGGATGCGTTCGCAGCGGGCCTATCCCCTGTCGTTCGCCGCGGATATGCTGTCGTCGTTACTCATCGGGCTGGTCGAATTCGCCGAGGTCTGGGTGATCTACCACAACGTGCGCGTACTCGGCGGTCTGGACATGCGCGCCATGCTGCTGTTGTTCGGACTGTCCAATCTTGCCTTCGCCCTGGCCCAGATCGTGGTGGGGCACACCGACACCCTGCCCACCTACATCCGGATGGGCACCCTCGACGCCTTCCACCTGCGCCCTCAGCCGCTGTTGCTGCAGCTGATCACCAGCGACGTGTCGCTGCGCCGGCTGGCCCGCGCCGGCGTCGCCGCGGTGGTGCTGGTCACCGGCCTGGTCGTCAACGACATCGATTGGAACACAAAGGCTTTCGTACTCCTACCGCTGTCCCTGGGGGCCGGCACAGCGATCTTCGCCGGGCTGTTCGTCTGCGCCGCCGGACTACAGTTCTTCCTCGTCGACGGCTCGGAGCTGACCAACAGCTTCACCTACGGCGGCTCGTTCGCCTCCCAGCAACCGACATCGGTGTTCTCCCACCCGATGACGCTGCTGTTCGGATTCGCCGTGCCGGTGGCCTTCGTGGCCTACCTGCCCACGATCGCGCTGCTGGGCCTGCCCGGCCCGGCATGGCTGCCGTCGTCGCTGGCGTGGGCGACACCCGTCGCGGCGCTGTGGATCTGGATCCTCGCATTGACGTGCTGGCGAATAGGTGTACGGCACTATCAGGGAGGCGGTGGATGA
- a CDS encoding MaoC family dehydratase: MIIIRGVDELESAVGRVAVSEWRQLTQETIDRFAEATGDRNPLHVDPGFARRTPFGSTIAHGYFLMGAAPVLMAELWRLEGFAFTVAYGVDRLRFPAPLPVDARYRMRLSIDAVDRFDGGAQITTGLTFEREGGAKPVCVAESLYRVYG, translated from the coding sequence ATGATCATCATCAGGGGAGTGGATGAGCTGGAATCGGCGGTCGGGCGGGTGGCGGTGTCGGAGTGGCGGCAGCTGACGCAGGAGACGATCGACCGTTTCGCCGAGGCGACCGGCGACCGGAATCCGCTACACGTCGATCCTGGGTTCGCGCGGCGGACACCGTTCGGTTCGACCATCGCGCACGGCTACTTTCTCATGGGGGCGGCGCCGGTGCTGATGGCGGAGCTGTGGCGCCTGGAGGGGTTCGCGTTCACCGTCGCCTACGGCGTCGATCGTCTCCGCTTCCCGGCGCCGCTGCCGGTTGATGCCCGGTATCGGATGCGACTGTCGATCGATGCCGTCGATCGGTTCGACGGAGGCGCGCAGATCACGACGGGGCTCACCTTCGAACGCGAGGGCGGCGCCAAACCGGTGTGCGTGGCCGAATCTCTCTATCGCGTCTACGGTTGA
- the pucL gene encoding factor-independent urate hydroxylase, translated as MAIQLGPNQYGKAENRLVRVHRDSARHHIRDLNVSTALRGRFADAHVTGDQKDILPTDSQKNTIFAFAEEKGVAAIEDFGLTLADHFIARCPGADGARIEIDEYAWDRIPVDGRGHDHSFVQRGGGVRTTVINVDGAGPDRRAHVVSGIRDLVLLKTTGSEFHGFFKDEYTTLEETTDRVMATSLIARWRYDHTDVDWDETYDSIRSILLSRFASVHSYALQQTLYSMGHAVLEQHREVAEIRFSAPNKHHFRYDLDRFGIDNPGEVFIAADRPYGLIEATVERDDATDPGAAWHGIPGFC; from the coding sequence ATGGCCATCCAGCTCGGGCCCAACCAGTACGGCAAGGCCGAGAACCGCCTGGTGCGGGTCCACCGCGACTCCGCGCGCCACCACATCCGCGATCTCAACGTCTCCACCGCGCTGCGCGGCCGGTTCGCCGACGCCCACGTCACGGGCGACCAGAAGGACATCCTCCCCACCGATTCGCAGAAGAACACGATCTTCGCCTTCGCCGAGGAGAAGGGTGTGGCGGCGATCGAGGACTTCGGCCTCACCCTCGCCGACCACTTCATCGCCCGCTGCCCGGGCGCCGACGGTGCGCGCATCGAGATCGACGAATACGCCTGGGACCGCATCCCGGTCGACGGCCGGGGGCACGACCATTCCTTCGTGCAGCGTGGCGGGGGCGTGCGCACCACGGTGATCAACGTGGACGGTGCCGGCCCGGACCGGCGCGCGCACGTGGTCTCCGGTATCCGGGATCTGGTGTTGCTGAAGACGACCGGCTCGGAGTTCCACGGCTTCTTCAAGGACGAATACACGACGCTGGAGGAGACCACCGATCGGGTCATGGCCACATCCCTGATCGCCCGGTGGCGCTACGACCATACCGACGTCGACTGGGACGAGACCTACGACTCGATTCGCTCGATCCTGTTGAGCCGGTTCGCTTCCGTGCATTCCTACGCGCTGCAGCAGACGCTCTACAGCATGGGGCACGCGGTGCTGGAGCAGCATCGTGAGGTGGCCGAGATCCGGTTCTCGGCGCCGAACAAGCACCACTTCCGGTACGACCTGGATCGTTTCGGCATCGACAACCCCGGCGAGGTGTTCATCGCCGCCGATCGCCCGTACGGCCTGATCGAGGCCACGGTCGAGCGCGACGACGCGACCGATCCGGGCGCGGCGTGGCACGGGATCCCCGGCTTCTGCTAG
- a CDS encoding NAD(P)-dependent oxidoreductase, which translates to MPGVLADAGGRRAGSIAEAVRDAEVVVTMLPNHPEVERVVLGDDGVFAHAPEGALLIDFSTIRPASSVALAEAGAERGFRVLDAPVSGGQAGAEQGVLSIMVGGNEADFDSATPIFEAVGKTYRHVGGTREHEPACAGRLPDEAQPRSAGCTAAYALTEYPAPRAGCRRIACPSRRTDRRGVSAGHRPHPTAATGTPAATAESGPAARRWHSLR; encoded by the coding sequence CTGCCGGGCGTACTGGCCGACGCGGGCGGTAGACGCGCCGGCAGCATCGCCGAGGCGGTACGCGACGCCGAGGTCGTGGTGACCATGCTGCCCAACCATCCCGAGGTCGAACGGGTTGTGCTGGGCGACGACGGCGTCTTCGCCCATGCGCCGGAAGGTGCTCTGCTGATCGACTTCTCGACCATCCGGCCGGCGAGTTCGGTCGCACTCGCCGAGGCCGGTGCCGAGCGCGGATTCCGGGTACTGGACGCACCGGTGTCCGGCGGACAGGCGGGGGCCGAGCAGGGCGTGCTGTCCATCATGGTCGGCGGTAACGAGGCCGACTTCGACTCGGCCACACCGATTTTCGAGGCGGTCGGCAAGACCTACCGGCACGTCGGGGGCACGCGCGAGCACGAGCCGGCGTGCGCCGGGCGGCTACCCGACGAGGCACAGCCGCGCTCCGCGGGATGCACCGCCGCTTACGCGCTCACCGAATATCCGGCTCCGCGTGCGGGATGCCGCCGAATTGCCTGCCCGTCAAGGAGAACGGATCGCCGAGGAGTATCCGCCGGTCACCGCCCCCACCCGACAGCGGCGACCGGCACACCGGCCGCAACCGCCGAGAGCGGGCCGGCGGCACGCCGATGGCATAGTCTGCGCTGA
- a CDS encoding DUF4389 domain-containing protein — protein MEPDTTAQPEVNPHPIRVRGDLDPALSRWQWIVKWILAIPHYIVLFFLSIAYFVVTVIAFFAILFTERYPRGLFDFNVGVMRWSWRVRFYALSALGTDRYPPFSLRPDDNYPADLEVDYPERLSRGLVLIKWWLLAIPQYLIVAALTGGGQYWGDGDGGGMGWPPLLAVLVLIAVIGLLFTGRYPAGLYAFVMGVNRWSIRVRAYASLMRDEYPPFRLDQGPREPESAS, from the coding sequence ATGGAACCCGATACGACTGCGCAACCCGAGGTGAATCCCCACCCGATCCGCGTGCGCGGTGATCTGGATCCCGCACTGTCGCGCTGGCAGTGGATAGTCAAATGGATTCTGGCGATTCCCCACTACATCGTGCTGTTCTTCCTCAGCATCGCGTACTTCGTCGTCACCGTGATCGCGTTCTTCGCCATTCTGTTCACGGAGCGTTATCCCCGTGGGCTTTTCGATTTCAACGTCGGCGTCATGCGGTGGTCCTGGCGGGTGCGTTTCTATGCCCTGTCGGCGCTGGGGACCGACCGGTATCCGCCGTTCAGCCTGCGGCCGGACGATAATTATCCGGCCGATCTGGAGGTGGACTATCCCGAGCGTTTGTCGCGCGGGCTGGTGCTGATCAAGTGGTGGCTGCTGGCGATTCCGCAGTATCTGATCGTGGCGGCCCTCACCGGTGGCGGGCAGTACTGGGGCGACGGCGACGGTGGCGGCATGGGCTGGCCGCCGCTGCTGGCCGTCCTGGTCCTGATCGCCGTGATCGGCCTGCTGTTCACCGGCCGCTATCCGGCCGGGCTGTACGCGTTCGTCATGGGCGTGAACCGCTGGTCGATCCGGGTGCGGGCCTACGCCTCGCTGATGCGTGACGAGTACCCGCCCTTCCGGCTCGACCAGGGGCCGAGGGAGCCGGAGTCCGCGTCGTAG
- a CDS encoding SMP-30/gluconolactonase/LRE family protein, with protein sequence MMFRRITGTALACAGAAVVCVLPARAVADEPCAGWRIDTVAQGLEQLENLEPDGQDGFYLSGDTKVSHVDGGGQVRTVLDNLAAPGGLQLDGTTLRFLTRQDGRLWETDTATGTSAPPVPLPGNGLLRLPDGDLLTTWVGTEGGPSRGVSRYRHDTGAVEPNWSPVPRAEGLALSPDHRTVYTDDLFTGQIYRIPLDDPGAWTTAATLPGLLSGPDDLTMSRAGDLYVAAHVAGTVYRVDPDTGAACAVASGLSGGWTGPSSVRIAPDGDGWALYATLFDGTLRRLRPPADVALAPVPTT encoded by the coding sequence ATGATGTTCCGGCGAATCACGGGCACGGCGCTGGCATGCGCCGGTGCGGCCGTCGTCTGTGTGTTGCCCGCGCGGGCCGTGGCGGACGAACCCTGTGCGGGCTGGCGGATCGACACCGTCGCACAAGGATTGGAGCAACTGGAGAATCTCGAACCGGACGGGCAGGACGGCTTCTACCTTTCCGGGGACACGAAGGTCTCTCACGTCGACGGTGGCGGGCAGGTCCGCACGGTGCTCGACAACCTGGCGGCTCCCGGTGGCCTCCAACTCGACGGAACGACTCTGCGATTCCTCACCCGGCAGGACGGCCGGTTGTGGGAGACGGACACCGCGACCGGCACCTCGGCGCCACCGGTTCCGTTGCCCGGCAACGGTTTACTGCGACTTCCCGACGGCGATCTCCTGACCACCTGGGTCGGCACCGAGGGCGGACCGTCGCGGGGTGTCAGCCGCTATCGGCACGACACCGGCGCCGTGGAACCGAACTGGTCGCCGGTGCCGCGCGCGGAGGGTCTGGCCCTCTCCCCCGACCACCGCACCGTCTACACCGACGACCTGTTCACCGGCCAGATCTACCGCATACCGCTCGACGACCCCGGTGCGTGGACCACCGCCGCCACCCTGCCCGGACTACTCTCCGGGCCCGACGACCTGACCATGTCGCGGGCCGGAGATCTGTATGTCGCCGCCCACGTCGCCGGGACGGTCTACCGCGTCGATCCCGATACCGGCGCGGCCTGCGCCGTCGCGTCGGGACTGTCGGGCGGGTGGACGGGCCCGAGTTCGGTGCGCATCGCACCGGACGGCGACGGCTGGGCCCTGTATGCCACGCTCTTCGACGGAACACTGCGCCGGCTGCGGCCGCCGGCCGATGTCGCTCTGGCACCGGTCCCGACCACCTGA
- a CDS encoding helix-turn-helix domain-containing protein — protein sequence MPRRSYDHYCSVSRALDIVGDRWSLLVVRELCSGPRRYSDLFADLPGISTDMLAARLKDLERDGIVTRGSTGPRTYALTPRGDALRPVLNALSEWGTPLLGERRATDAVRALWFAPPLGRAVAEQLGTHTATIHLGDTTFHVTATAAGIAHHDGPAPTPAPEIHLDLPAATAIATGARTLTDTAPGVRISPPDTCPPS from the coding sequence GTGCCCCGCCGAAGCTACGACCACTACTGCTCCGTCAGCCGCGCCCTCGATATCGTCGGGGACCGCTGGAGCCTGCTGGTGGTCCGCGAATTGTGTTCCGGCCCGCGCCGATACAGCGATCTGTTCGCCGATCTGCCCGGCATCAGCACCGATATGCTCGCCGCCCGGCTGAAGGACCTCGAGCGCGACGGCATCGTCACGCGCGGCAGCACCGGCCCGCGCACCTATGCGCTGACCCCGCGCGGCGACGCCCTGCGCCCGGTCCTGAACGCGTTGTCCGAGTGGGGAACTCCGCTACTGGGCGAGCGCCGGGCCACCGACGCCGTCCGCGCCCTGTGGTTCGCGCCGCCGCTGGGCCGGGCCGTCGCCGAACAACTCGGCACCCACACGGCCACGATCCACCTCGGCGACACCACCTTCCACGTCACGGCCACCGCAGCGGGAATCGCCCACCACGACGGCCCGGCCCCCACCCCCGCCCCCGAAATCCACCTCGACCTGCCCGCCGCCACCGCCATAGCCACCGGCGCCCGCACCCTGACCGACACGGCACCGGGTGTTCGGATATCGCCACCGGACACCTGCCCGCCATCCTGA
- a CDS encoding ATP-binding cassette domain-containing protein produces the protein MNAIESIELTRQFVVRRKEDGHWRRRRDVLTAVDRMSFTIETGSAVGYIGANGAGKSTTIKMLTGILVPTSGTVRTCGLEPVRQRRELAGRIGVVFGQRSQLWWDLPLRESFTILAAIHRLDPDAARKRTHELVEQLEMAATLDTPVRQLSLGQRMRAEIAAALLHSPELLILDEPTIGLDVLSKQRLREFLSYERIQRGTTLLLTTHDMGDIERLCDRVLVVDHGRLVYDGSLTGLAATVGMRRVLVVDLAAPTADLTGLPGAQLLASEGGGIRQRLAFDAETTTAAQLLTAVSARAEVRDLSIEEPDIEDVVRRIYDADSGSLGPWSSRKGGYSSRISEA, from the coding sequence ATGAACGCGATCGAGAGCATCGAACTGACCCGGCAGTTCGTTGTGCGGCGCAAGGAGGACGGGCACTGGCGACGCCGCCGCGACGTGCTGACCGCCGTCGACCGCATGAGCTTCACCATCGAAACCGGCTCCGCCGTGGGCTATATCGGCGCCAACGGGGCGGGCAAGTCCACCACGATCAAGATGCTCACCGGCATCCTGGTGCCGACCTCCGGCACGGTGCGCACCTGCGGGCTGGAGCCGGTGCGGCAGCGGCGCGAACTGGCCGGCCGCATCGGCGTGGTGTTCGGCCAGCGCTCGCAGCTGTGGTGGGATCTGCCGCTGCGCGAATCGTTCACGATCCTGGCCGCCATCCACCGGCTCGATCCCGACGCCGCGCGCAAGCGCACCCACGAACTCGTCGAACAGCTGGAGATGGCCGCCACCCTGGACACCCCGGTGCGCCAGCTCTCACTCGGCCAGCGCATGCGGGCGGAAATCGCGGCGGCCCTGCTGCATTCGCCGGAGCTGCTGATTCTCGACGAGCCGACGATCGGCCTGGACGTACTGTCCAAGCAGCGGCTGCGCGAGTTCCTGTCCTATGAGCGGATCCAGCGCGGCACCACGCTGCTGCTGACCACCCACGACATGGGCGATATCGAGCGGCTGTGCGATCGGGTGCTGGTGGTCGACCACGGCCGGCTGGTCTACGACGGCTCGCTGACCGGCCTGGCCGCCACGGTGGGGATGCGGCGAGTGCTCGTGGTCGACCTCGCCGCACCCACCGCCGACCTGACCGGCCTGCCCGGCGCCCAGCTGCTGGCCAGCGAGGGCGGCGGCATCCGTCAGCGCCTGGCGTTCGATGCCGAAACCACCACGGCGGCACAGCTTCTCACCGCGGTCTCGGCCCGGGCCGAGGTGCGCGATCTGTCCATCGAGGAGCCCGACATCGAGGATGTGGTGCGCCGGATCTACGACGCGGACTCCGGCTCCCTCGGCCCCTGGTCGAGCCGGAAGGGCGGGTACTCGTCACGCATCAGCGAGGCGTAG
- a CDS encoding IclR family transcriptional regulator translates to MTEARPRTGGVQSVDRAFELLELVADAGGETTLSHLAEASGLPQPTIHRLLRTLIVGGYIRQQPSRRYSLGPRLIRLGESAGRVLGASARPHLTRLRDLTGETTNMAVLDGDQVVYVAQVPSPHAMRMFTEVGQRVDLHCTAVGKAVLATLAPEETDRVLARITMSPRTAHTITDPDVMRTEIDRIRIQGYAQDDGEQEVGVRCFAVAIPDAPARAAISISGPQARVSGLDMDTVIPLLRETAADLGRDLVARS, encoded by the coding sequence GTGACCGAAGCCCGTCCGCGGACCGGCGGGGTGCAGTCCGTCGATCGTGCCTTCGAACTGTTGGAGCTGGTGGCCGACGCGGGCGGCGAGACGACGCTGTCGCATCTCGCCGAGGCGTCCGGCCTGCCGCAGCCGACCATTCACCGGCTGCTGCGCACCCTGATCGTGGGCGGCTACATCCGTCAGCAGCCGTCCCGGCGATACTCGTTGGGCCCCAGGCTGATTCGGCTCGGTGAGTCGGCCGGCCGGGTGCTCGGCGCCTCGGCCCGCCCGCATCTGACCCGGCTGCGCGACCTGACCGGGGAGACCACCAATATGGCGGTGCTCGACGGGGATCAGGTCGTCTACGTCGCCCAGGTGCCCTCACCGCATGCCATGCGCATGTTCACCGAGGTGGGGCAGCGGGTCGACCTGCACTGCACGGCCGTCGGCAAGGCGGTGCTGGCCACGCTCGCCCCGGAGGAGACCGATCGCGTCCTGGCCCGGATCACCATGAGCCCCCGCACCGCGCACACCATCACCGACCCGGACGTGATGCGCACCGAGATCGACCGCATCCGCATCCAGGGCTACGCGCAGGACGACGGCGAGCAGGAGGTCGGCGTCCGCTGTTTCGCGGTCGCGATCCCCGACGCCCCGGCCCGGGCCGCCATCTCGATATCGGGTCCGCAGGCCCGGGTTTCGGGACTGGACATGGATACCGTCATTCCGCTGCTGCGGGAGACCGCGGCCGATCTGGGCCGGGATCTGGTGGCGCGGAGCTGA